From a region of the Triticum aestivum cultivar Chinese Spring chromosome 7D, IWGSC CS RefSeq v2.1, whole genome shotgun sequence genome:
- the LOC123166586 gene encoding peroxidase 55, producing the protein MEKRRRSVCAVAAVALVAAMLSSLGGAAYGGGMSPGYYKTTCPQLEDIVLKEVTRKKNETIVTIPAVLRLFFHDCLVNGCDGSVLIASRNEDAEKNSPDDDSLAGDGYDTVNRVKAAVEQKCPGVVSCADILALAARDVVHLASGPYWSVELGRLDGLVSKASDVEDKLPGPDMHVKELTDIFYRSGLSQRDMVALSGAHTVGFAHCSRFTKRLYNYSSTVKLDPSFNPEYAKRLMEACPPNVGPTIAVNMDPFSPVVFDNIYYQNLRNGIGLFTSDQALFTDGGSRKTVEEFADSEPRFFQAFVESMMKVGRLGVKTGSGGEIRRDCTAFNH; encoded by the exons ATGGAGAAACGGAGAAGAAGCGTGTGCGCCGTGGCGGCGGTGGCCCTGGTCGCGGCAATGCTGTCCTCACTGGGCGGGGCGGCGTACGGCGGCGGCATGTCGCCGGGCTACTACAAGACGACGTGCCCGCAGCTGGAGGACATCGTGCTGAAGGAGGTGACCAGGAAGAAGAACGAGACGATCGTGACCATCCCGGCGGTGCTCCGGCTCTTCTTCCACGACTGCCTCGTCAAT GGCTGTGACGGTTCGGTCCTGATAGCCTCTCGCAACGAAGACGCCGAGAAGAACTCCCCCGACGACGACTCCCTCGCCGGCGACGGCTACGACACCGTCAACCGGGTCAAAGCGGCCGTCGAGCAGAAGTGCCCCGGCGTGgtctcctgcgccgacatcctCGCCCTCGCCGCCAGAGACGTCGTCCACCTG GCGTCCGGCCCCTACTGGAGCGTGGAGCTCGGCCGGCTCGACGGCCTCGTCTCCAAGGCCAGCGACGTCGAGGACAAGCTGCCCGGCCCGGACATGCACGTCAAGGAGCTCACCGACATCTTCTACCGCAGCGGCCTGTCCCAGCGCGACATGGTGGCGCTCTCCGGCGCCCACACCGTCGGGTTCGCGCACTGCAGCCGCTTCACCAAGCGGCTGTACAACTACAGCAGCACCGTGAAGCTGGACCCGTCGTTCAACCCGGAGTACGCGAAGCGGCTCATGGAGGCGTGCCCTCCAAACGTCGGCCCGACCATCGCCGTCAACATGGACCCCTTCAGCCCCGTCGTCTTCGACAACATTTACTACCAAAACCTCAGGAACGGCATCGGCCTCTTCACCTCCGACCAGGCGCTCTTCACCGATGGGGGGTCAAGGAAGACGGTGGAGGAGTTCGCCGACAGCGAGCCGAGGTTCTTCCAGGCCTTCGTCGAGTCGATGATGAAGGTGGGGAGACTAGGGGTGAAGACCGGCAGCGGCGGAGAGATCAGAAGAGACTGCACTGCCTTCAACCACTAA